One genomic window of Glycine max cultivar Williams 82 chromosome 16, Glycine_max_v4.0, whole genome shotgun sequence includes the following:
- the LOC102668329 gene encoding receptor-like protein EIX2, producing the protein MSCYFLKLFYALLLLLLYAAGSILGFNSLPNSAEIKCIESERQALLNFTHGLIDDSGILSTWRDHDTNRDCCKWKGIQCNNQTGHVETLHLRGQDTQYLIGEINISSLISLENIEHLDLSYNLFEGSHIPELMGSFTNLRYLNLSDSSFGGSIPSDIGKLTHLLSLDLGKNFYLQGKIPYQLGNLTHLQYLDLSDNDLNGELPYQLGNLSQLRYLDLAGQNSFSGALPFQVGKLPLLHTLGLGGNFDVKSKDAEWLTNLSSLAKLKLSSLHNLSSSHHWLQMISKLIPNLRELRLFDCSLSDTNIQSLFYSPSNFSTALTILDLSSNKLTSSTFQLLSNFSLNLQELYLGHNNIVLSSPLCPNFPSLVILDLSYNNMTSSVFQGGFNFSSKLQNLYLRSCSLTDRSFLMSSSFNMSSSSSLVSLDLSSNLLKSSTIFYWLFNSTTNLHHLFLYKNMLEGPIPDGFGKVMNSLEVLYLWGNELQGEIPSFFGNMCALQSLDLSNNKLNGEISSFFQNSSWCNRYIFKGLDLSYNRLTGMLPKSIGLLSELEDLNLAGNSLEGDVNESHLSNFSKLQSLDLSENSLSLKLVPSWVPPFQLKYLGIRSSKLGPTFPSWLKTQSSLYELDISDNGINDSVPDWFWNNLQYMRDLNMSFNYLIGVIPNISVKLPMRPSIILNSNQFEGKIPSFLLQASQLILSENNFSDMFSFLCDQSTAAYLTTLDVSHNQIKGQLPDCWKSVKQLVILDLSSNKLSGKIPMSMGALINMNALVLRNNGLMGELPSSLKNCSSLFMLDLSENMLSGPIPSWIGESMHQLIILNMRGNHLSGNLPIHLCYLKRIQLLDLSRNNLSSGIPSCLKNLTAMSEQTINSSDTMNLIYGNGKTYVVLNGDIFGGYTLDITWMWKGVERGFKDPELELKSIDLSCNNLMGEIPKEVGYLLGLVSLNLSRNNLSGEIPSQIGNLGSLESLDLSRNHISGRIPSSLSEIDDLGKLDLSHNSLSGRIPSGRHFETFEASSFEGNIDLCGEQLNKTCPGDGDQTTEEGQEPPVKGDDSVFYEGLYMSLGIGYFTGFWGLLGPLLLWRPWRIAYIRFLNRLTDYVYVCLW; encoded by the coding sequence atgagTTGTTATTTTCTGAAACTATTTTATGCACTTTTGCTGCTTTTATTGTATGCTGCAGGATCCATTCTTGGATTCAACAGCCTTCCCAATAGCGCAGAAATTAAGTGCATTGAGAGTGAGAGACAAGCACTCCTCAACTTCACACATGGCCTCATAGATGACTCTGGCATTCTCTCTACATGGAGGGACCATGACACTAACAGAGACTGTTGCAAATGGAAAGGCATTCAATGCAACAATCAAACTGGTCATGTTGAGACGCTTCATCTCCGTGGTCAGGATACACAATATTTGATAGGTGAAATCAATATCTCTTCATTGATTTCCCTTGAAAATATTGAACACTTGGATCTCAGCTATAATTTGTTTGAAGGGAGTCATATCCCAGAACTCATGGGCTCGTTCACCAATTTAAGATATCTCAATCTCTCTGATTCTTCATTTGGTGGGAGTATTCCTTCTGATATTGGAAAGCTTACACATTTACTGTCTCTTGATCTAGGTAAGAATTTTTATCTCCAAGGAAAAATCCCTTATCAACTTGGAAACCTTACACATTTACAATATCTTGATCTAAGTGATAATGATCTAAATGGGGAACTCCCATATCAACTTGGAAATCTCTCACAGTTGAGGTATCTTGATCTTGCGGGGCAGAATTCATTTTCGGGAGCACTCCCTTTCCAGGTTGGGAAACTTCCTTTGTTGCACACTCTTGGACTTGGTGGCAATTTTGATGTGAAATCTAAGGATGCAGAGTGGTTGACTAATCTTTCTTCCTTGGCGAAACTTAAGCTAAGTTCACTACACAACCTTTCCTCTTCTCATCACTGGCTACAAATGATCAGCAAGCTTATTCCAAACTTAAGAGAGTTGAGGCTATTTGATTGTTCTCTTTCAGATACAAATATTCAATCTCTGTTTTATTCACCTTCCAACTTTTCCACTGCTCTTACCATCCTGGATCTTTCTTCAAATAAGCTGACATCCTCAACATTTCAACTGTTGTCAAACTTTAGCCTTAATCTTCAGGAGCTTTATCTTGGTCATAATAACATTGTTTTGTCATCTCCTCTCTGCCCAAACTTTCCTTCTCTTGTGATCCTTGATCTTTCCTATAATAATATGACATCATCAGTCTTTCAAGGTGGTTTCAACTTCAGCTCAAaacttcaaaatctttatttgagAAGTTGTAGTCTTACTGATCGAAGTTTTCTTATGTCATCTTCTTTCAATATGagttcttcatcttctcttgtttcCCTTGATCTCTCCTCAAATCTgttgaaatcatcaactatatttTACTGGCTCTTTAACTCCACCACCAATCTTCATCACCTTTTCCTTTATAAGAACATGTTAGAAGGTCCCATTCCAGATGGATTTGGGAAAGTAATGAACTCTCTTGAAGTTCTTTACCTCTGGGGCAACGAACTACAAGGCGAGATTCCATCTTTCTTTGGTAACATGTGCGCATTGCAGAGTTTAGACCTCTCAAATAACAAGTTGAATGGGGAAATTTCTAGCTTCTTCCAAAATTCTTCATGGTGCAACAGATACATATTTAAGGGGTTGGATTTATCTTATAACCGGTTGACTGGCATGTTACCTAAAAGCATTGGATTGCTATCAGAGTTGGAGGATCTTAACTTGGCTGGGAATTCTTTGGAGGGTGACGTCAATGAATCCCATCTTTCTAATTTTTCCAAATTACAATCCTTGGACCTATCAGAGAACTCGTTGTCTCTGAAATTGGTCCCGAGTTGGGTTCCTCCATTCCAATTAAAATACTTGGGAATCAGATCTTCCAAGTTGGGCCCCACCTTTCCTAGTTGGCTCAAGACTCAAAGTTCTTTGTACGAGCTTGATATTTCTGATAACGGGATTAATGACTCTGTACCAGACTGGTTTTGGAATAACTTGCAATATATGAGAGATTTAAATATGTCTTTCAATTACCTCATTGGTGTAATTCCAAATATTTCAGTGAAGCTTCCTATGAGACCGTCTATAATTCTGAATTCAAATCAGTTTGAGGGTAAAATTCCGTCATTTTTACTACAAGCTTCCCAGCTGATTCtctctgaaaataatttttcagatATGTTTTCATTCTTATGTGACCAAAGCACAGCTGCATATTTGACCACTTTAGATGTATCACACAATCAAATAAAGGGGCAACTCCCAGATTGTTGGAAATCAGTAAAGCAATTAGTGATTCTTGATTTAAGCAGCAATAAATTGTCAGGGAAGATTCCTATGTCCATGGGCGCcctaattaatatgaatgcCTTGGTTTTACGAAACAATGGTTTAATGGGTGAGTTGCCTTCTTCTTTGAAGAATTGCAGCAGTTTATTTATGCTGGACCTGAGTGAAAATATGTTGTCGGGTCCAATACCATCATGGATTGGAGAAAGTATGCATCAATTGATAATCTTGAACATGCGAGGAAATCACCTCTCAGGAAATCTACCCATTCATCTCTGTTATTTGAAGCGTATTCAATTGTTGGATCTTTCAAGGAATAACTTGTCAAGTGGAATTCCATCATGCTTAAAGAATTTGACTGCAATGTCTGAACAGACCATCAACTCAAGTGACACTATGAATCTTATATATGGGAATGGTAAGACTTACGTTGTATTAAATGGTGACATATTCGGAGGTTATACGCTAGACATAACATGGATGTGGAAAGGTGTGGAACGGGGGTTCAAGGATCCAGAGTTGGAGCTCAAAAGCATTGATCTTTCTTGTAACAATTTAATGGGTGAAATACCAAAAGAGGTCGGATATTTGCTTGGGTTAGTTTCTTTGAATCTATCAAGAAATAATTTGAGTGGAGAAATTCCTTCTCAGATTGGGAATTTAGGTTCACTAGAATCACTTGACTTGTCAAGAAATCACATCTCTGGGAGAATTCCATCTTCTCTTTCTGAAATTGATGATTTGGGAAAATTAGACTTGTCACACAACTCTCTTTCTGGAAGAATCCCATCAGGAAGACATTTTGAAACCTTTGAAGCCTCTAGTTTTGAAGGAAATATTGATCTTTGTGGTGAACAACTTAACAAAACTTGTCCTGGGGATGGAGATCAAACAACAGAAGAGGGTCAAGAACCACCAGTCAAAGGTGATGATTCTGTTTTCTATGAGGGATTATACATGAGCTTGGGGATTGGATACTTCACTGGATTTTGGGGCTTATTAGGGCCATTACTACTGTGGCGTCCTTGGAGAATTGCTTACATCAGGTTTCTGAACAGATTAACAGACTATGTATATGTATGCTTATGGTGA